A DNA window from Pogona vitticeps strain Pit_001003342236 chromosome 2, PviZW2.1, whole genome shotgun sequence contains the following coding sequences:
- the HCFC1 gene encoding host cell factor 1 isoform X1 — MAAASPIVPSGGSPTGGGATPGLLQPRWKRVVGWSGPVPRPRHGHRAVAIKELIVVFGGGNEGIVDELHVYNTATNQWFIPAVRGDIPPGCAAYGFVCDGTRLLVFGGMVEYGKYSNDLYELQASRWEWKRLKAKTPKNGPPPCPRLGHSFSLVGNKCYLFGGLANDSEDPKNNIPRYLNDLYILELRPGSGVVAWDIPITYGVLPPPRESHTAVVYTEKDNKKSKLVIYGGMSGCRLGDLWTLDIDSLTWNKPTLSGVAPLPRSLHSATTIGNKMYVFGGWVPLVMDDVKVATHEKEWKCTNTLACLNLDSMAWEPILMDTLEDNIPRARAGHCAVAINTRLYIWSGRDGYRKAWNNQVCCKDLWYLETEKPPSPSRVQLVRANTNSLEVSWGSVPTADSYLLQLQKYDIPAAASPAANPVPSVPVNPPKSPAPAAAAPAPAVQPLAQMGITLLPQTTGVAAAAAAAAAAAAAASPAPPTTTTIQVLPTVPSSPMPVPAAAAAATAATPRPQVAVPAVLKVTGPQATTGAPLVTVRSAGQAGKGPVTVTSLPAGVRMVVPTQNTQGTVIGSSPQMSGMAALAAAAAATQKIPPSSAPTVLSMPAGTAIVKTVAVSPGTTTLPTTVKVASSPVMVSNPATRMLKTAAAQVGTSVSSSTTNTPTRPIITVRKSSTVTVAQQAQVMTTVVGGVTKTITLMKSPISVPGGSALISNLGKMMSVVQTKPVQTSAVTGQASSGPVTQIIQTKGTLTAGTILKLVTSADGKPTTIITSSQAGGTGTKPTILGISSVSPNTTKPGTTTIIKTIPVSAIITQSGATGVTSSPGIKSPITIITTKMMTSGTGTPAKIITAVPKLTTSHGQQGVTQVVLKGAPGQPGTILRTVPMGGVRLVTPVTVSAVKPTVTTLVVKGTTGVTTLGTVTGTVSTSLAGTGGHNTNASLATPITTLGTIATLSSQVINPAAITVSAAQTTLTAAGGLSTPTITMQPVSQPTQVTLITTPSGVEAQPVHDLPVSILASPTTEQPTATVTIAESGQGDPQPGTVTLVCSNPPCETHDTGTTNTATTTVVGTLGGQAQLQFVCDGQEGGGLQPNGRVVRVCSNPPCETHETGTTNTATTVLSAGQKVCSNPPCETHETGTTNTATTSKAEKAPADPPCQTFQTSATSTTMTVKPIVGTGQLVCSNPPCETHETGTTNTATTATSNMGRGQPDGGQTEPADPPCQTKQTNTTSTTMSAKADVPTEQPCPVRRVNFMSATSAPSVASGSLTVQDSERRPAPKSLQSESHHTHTTNTATTARSLMGRGQPDGDWVGSANPPCQTQQTNSTSTTMSAKADVPTKQPCTVQMVSLDSATRPAETDTPCKTSQTDAKDKGLQVCSNPPCENRETGTTNAPTVAASNMGTTEQVCSNPPCETHETGTTNTPTVAASNMGTTEQVCSNPPCETHETGTTNTATTATSSMGSGQQVCSNPPCETHETGTTNTATTTTSNMGAAQGEGAGQNESAQQIPTTPPCETQQTSSTSTTMTPSIGGNGTQVSSSALAQSGGSESGTAPEGDAVGTSGSPPQSPTPRVCSNPPCETHETGTTHTATTVTSSMGSNQDQPPATNGQQGEPETTVSESTTASSPSAVTTTVPSTQARAVTTVTQSTPPPGPSVPNISSLADAPAEEPTPSAETPAGTSTDALPGPAEPLRPSVEMQAAAPELQEQAPAAPAATPPAEAPPAEAVSQPELTAPVEETPPPPAPPAQESVAMVVLPQTTSAAPPPPSEVEQLALPQELMAESQAGTTTLMVTGLTPEELAVTAAAEAAAQAAATEEAQALAIQAVLQAAQQAVMGPGEAMDTSETAAAQADLGHLASEGPEGQATAIPIVLTQQELAALVQQQHQLQEAQAAAAAAAAAAAAQQHQPPHPLPSHLPTEALAPADSLNDPASESNGLNELASAVTSTVGLLPPTPTESLAPSNTFVAPQPVVVSSPAKLQAAAALTEVANGIEPAPVKPEPPAQPPKMVVKKENQWFDVGVVKTTNMMVTHYFLPPDDAPVTDDDSGTIPDYSQLKKQELQPGTAYKFRVAGINACGRGPFSEISAFKTCLPGFPGAPCAIKISKSPDGAHLTWEPPSVTSGKITEYSVYLAIQSAQAGEPKSAAPAQLAFMRVYCGPSPSCLVQSASLSNAHIDYTTKPAIIFRIAARNEKGYGPATQVRWLQESNKDGSMIKPANKRPLSSPDLKTAPKKPKADGQ, encoded by the exons atggctgccgcctctcctaTTGTCCCTAGTGGGGGCTCCCCAACAGGTGGTGGGGCCACCCCAGGGTTGCTGCAGCCTCGCTGGAAGCGGGTAGTTGGGTGGTCGGGCCCTGTGCCTCGGCCCCGGCATGGGCACAGAGCGGTGGCCATCAAAGAGCTGATTGTGGTCTTCGGAGGGGGCAACGAGGGCATCGTGGATGAATTGCATGTCTATAATACAG CTACAAACCAGTGGTTCATCCCAGCAGTGCGGGGAGACATTCCACCTGGCTGTGCAGCTTATGGCTTTGTTTGTGATGGGACTCGTTTGCTGGTGTTTGGTGGGATGGTGGAGTATGGCAAGTACAGCAATGACCTCTATGAACTGCAG GCCAGCCGTTGGGAGTGGAAGAGATTGAAGGCTAAGACTCCCAAGAATGGTCCTCCACCCTGCCCACGCCTTGGCCATAGTTTCTCATTGGTGGGCAACAAATGTTACCTGTTTGGGGGGCTGGCCAATGACAGTGAAGACCCCAAAAATAACATTCCCAG GTACCTGAATGACCTCTACATCTTGGAGCTGCGTCCAGGCTCGGGAGTGGTGGCTTGGGACATCCCAATCACTTACGGTGTTCTGCCCCCACCGCGGGAGTCCCACACTGCTGTGGTATACACCGAAAAGGACAACAAAAAGTCCAAGCTGGTCATCTACGGCGGCATGAGTGGCTGTCGTCTCGGTGACCTTTGGACACTTGATATCG ATTCTCTGACGTGGAACAAGCCCACCTTGAGTGGGGTGGCTCCCCTCCCTCGCAGCCTGCATTCTGCAACAACTATTGGGAACAA GATGTATGTCTTCGGTGGCTGGGTGCCCCTTGTCATGGATGATGTGAAAGTGGCCACGCATGAAAAAGaatggaaatgcacaaatactctGGCTTGCCTCAACCTAG ACTCCATGGCTTGGGAGCCTATTCTTATGGACACCCTGGAAGATAATATTCCAAGGGCACGAGCCGGACACTGTGCTGTGGCCATCAATACTCGGTTGTACATCTGGAGTGGCCGTGATGGCTACCGCAAGGCCTGGAATAACCAAGTTTGCTGCAAGGATCTCTGGTACCTTGAGACAG AGAAACCTCCATCGCCTTCGCGGGTGCAGCTGGTCCGTGCCAACACCAACTCCCTGGAAGTGAGCTGGGGTTCTGTTCCAACTGCTGACTCTTACTTGCTGCAGCTGCAAAAATATGACATCCCAGCTGCGGCCTCGCCAGCTGCCAACCCTGTACCCTCAGTGCCTGTCAACCCTCCGAAGAGCCCTGCTCCGGCTGCAGCTGCGCCTGCCCCAGCTGTGCAGCCACTGGCACAAATGGGCATCACTCTTCTGCCCCAGACCACAGgtgttgctgctgccgctgctgctgccgcagcagcagcagcagcagcttctcctGCCCCACCTACTACAACCACCATCCAGGTGTTGCCTACTGTGCCTAGCAGCCCAATGCCAGtgcctgctgccgccgctgccgccactgctgccacTCCTCGCCCACAAG TAGCTGTCCCTGCTGTGCTGAAGGTCACAGGCCCCCAGGCTACCACAGGGGCTCCGCTGGTAACCGTACGTTCAGCAGGTCAGGCTGGAAAGGGCCCAGTGACAGTAACTTCACTGCCAGCCGGAGTGCGCATGGTGGTACCCACGCAGAATACTCAAGGGACG GTGATTGGCAGCAGCCCCCAGATGAGTGGCATGGCTGCTCTggcagctgctgccgccgccacacAGAAAATCCCCCCGTCCTCAGCCCCTACGGTGCTGAGTATGCCTGCTGGCACCGCCATAGTTAAAACTGTTGCTGTTTCTCCGGGCACCACCACGCTACCCACCACAGTGAAGGTGGCATCTTCTCCAGTCATG GTGAGCAACCCAGCAACCCGAATGCTGAAAACTGCCGCTGCTCAGGTTGGCACCTCTGTCTCTTCGTCCACCACCAACACGCCTACCCGGCCCATCATCACAGTGCGCAAGTCGAGTACTGTCACCGTAGCACAGCAGGCCCAGGTGATGACCACTGTGGTGGGCGGGGTGACCAAGACCATCACATTGATGAAAAGCCCCATCTCAGTGCCAGGAGGCAGTGCATTG ATTTCCAATTTGGGGAAAATGATGTCTGTTGTTCAGACGAAACCTGTCCAGACATCAGCTGTTACAGGCCAAGCATCTAGTGGGCCCGTGACCCAGATAATCCAA ACCAAAGGGACCCTGACCGCTGGTACAATCCTGAAGCTGGTGACCTCAGCAGATGGCAAGCCTACCACAATCATCACCAGCTCCCAGGCAGGTGGTACAGGTACCAAACCTACTATCCTGGGCATCAGCAGTGTCTCTCCCAACACAACCAAGCCTGGCACCACAACCATCATCAAGACCATCCCCGTGTCGGCTATTATTACTCAGTCAGGCGCCACAG GTGTCACCAGTAGCCCTGGGATTAAGTCTcctatcaccatcatcaccacaaaAATGATGACCTCTGGCACTGGCACACCTGCCAAGATCATCACAGCTGTTCCTAAGCTGACCACAAGTCATGGACAGCAAGGTGTGACACAG GTGGTGCTTAAGGGAGCACCTGGACAACCTGGCACTATCCTACGAACTGTCCCTATGGGTGGAGTGCGGCTCGTTACCCCTGTCACGGTGTCTGCTGTCAAGCCCACAGTCACCACTTTGGTGGTCAAAGGGACTACAG GTGTCACAACATTGGGCACTGTAACAGGCACAGTTTCAACAAGCCTAGCTGGGACCGGAGGACATAATACCAATGCTTCCTTGGCTACACCTATTACCACCTTGGGCACCATTGCCACACTTTCTAGCCAGGTCATCAACCCAGCTGCCATCACAGTCTCTGCTGCACAGACCACCttgacagcagcaggagggctaAGCACCCCCACCATCACCATGCAG CCTGTCTCTCAGCCCACTCAGGTCACATTGATTACAACCCCTAGTGGCGTCGAGGCCCAGCCAGTGCATGATTTACCTGTCTCCATTTTGGCCTCTCCCACCACCGAGCAGCCCACGGCCACCGTCACCATTGCAGAATCGGGGCAGGGTGACCCGCAGCCGGGCACCGTCACGTTGGTGTGCTCCAATCCACCCTGTGAGACTCATGACACTGGCACAACCAATACGGCTACAACTACTgttgtgggcactttggggggacAAGCCCAGTTGCAGTTTGTGTGTGATGGGCAGGAGGGTGGAGGGCTCCAGCCCAATGGCAGAGTGGTGCGGGTATGCTCCAATCCTCCTTGTGAAACCCACGAGACGGGCACCACCAACACAGCCACCACAGTGCTGAGTGCTGGGCAGAAGGTGTGCTCCAACCCACCCTGTGAAACTCACGAGACGGGCACCACTAATACAGCTACCACCTCCAAAGCAGAGAAGGCCCCTGCGGACCCACCGTGCCAAACGTTCCAGACAAGTGCCACCAGCACCACCATGACAGTGAAGCCCATTGTGGGCACCGGCCAACTAGTGTGTTCCAATCCACCTTGTGAAACCCATGAGACAGGCACCACGAATACAGCCACCACCGCCACCTCCAACATGGGCCGGGGGCAACCTGACGGTGGGCAGACAGAACCAGCTGACCCTCCGTGCCAAACAAAGCAAACGAataccaccagcaccaccatgtcGGCCAAAGCCGATGTTCCCACAGAGCAGCCCTGTCCAGTCCGAAGGGTGAACTTTATGTCAGCTACCAGTGCGCCTAGTGTTGCCTCTGGCTCGCTTACTGTACAGGACAGTGAAAGACGACCAGCCCCGAAAAGTCTCCAGAGTGAATCCCATCACACCCACACCACCAACACTGCCACAACAGCTCGGTCTCTCATGGGCCGAGGGCAGCCAGATGGCGACTGGGTAGGATCTGCCAATCCTCCGTGCCAAACGCAGCAGACTAACTCAACCAGCACCACCATGTCTGCCAAAGCTGATGTGCCTACAAAGCAGCCATGCACAGTGCAGATGGTATCTCTGGATTCAGCCACAAGGCCAGCCGAGACAGACACGCCTTGCAAGACCTCTCAGACAGATGCCAAGGATAAAGGCCTCCAGGTGTGCTCCAATCCACCTTGCGAGAATCGTGAAACAGGCACCACCAATGCCCCTACAGTTGCAGCCTCAAACATGGGTACCACCGAGCAGGTTTGCTCCAATCCTCCTTGTGAGACCCACGAAACGGGCACCACAAATACCCCTACAGTTGCAGCCTCGAACATGGGTACCACCGAGCAGGTTTGCTCCAATCCACCTTGCGAGACCCACGAAACGGGCACCACCAACACAGCTACCACAGCCACTTCTAGCATGGGCTCAGGACAGCAAGTGTGCTCCAACCCACCATGTGAGACCCACGAGACAGGCACCACCAACACAGCTACCACAACCACGTCAAACATGGGTGCTGCGCAGGGTGAAGGTGCTGGGCAGAATGAGAGTGCCCAGCAGATTCCCACAACTCCCCCCTGCGAAACGCAACAGACAAGTTCCACCAGCACAACCATGACACCTAGCATTGGAGGTAATGGCACCCAGGTTTCCAGCTCAGCCCTGGCACAGAGTGGGGGTTCTGAATCGGGAACAGCCCCCGAGGGAGATGCTGTGGGCACTAGTGGATCCCCACCTCAGAGCCCAACGCCCAGAGTGTGCTCAAACCCTCCTTGTGAGACCCATGAGACAGGAACAACGCACACAGCCACCACGGTCACCTCTTCCATGGGATCCAACCAAG ACCAGCCACCAGCTACCAATGGCCAACAAGGGGAGCCAGAGACAACAGTGAGTGAGAGCACAACTGCCAGCAGCCCCAGTGCTGTTACAACCACAGTTCCTTCCACGCAGGCCAGAGCTGTCACTACTGTTACACAGTCTACACCCCCGCCAGGGCCCTCTGTACCG AATATCTCTTCCTTGGCTGATGCTCCTGCAGAGGAACCCACTCCTTCTGCCGAGACTCCAGCTGGCACCAGCACAGATGCTCTCCCAGGACCCGCTGAGCCACTGCGTCCTTCTGTGGAGATGCAGGCAGCAGCACCTGAACTTCAAGAGCAAGCTCCAGCTGCACCAGCTGCCACTCCGCCAGCAGAGGCCCCGCCTGCTGAAGCCGTCTCTCAGCCAGAGCTCACGGCTCCTGTAGAGGAAACGCCACCACCCCCGGCACCTCCCGCCCAGGAGTCTGTGGCTATGGTGGTATTGCCCCAGACCACCTCCGCTGCTCCTCCTCCACCCTCCGAAGTGGAGCAGCTGGCATTGCCCCAAGAGCTGATGGCGGAGAGCCAGGCGGGCACCACCACCCTCATGGTGACTGGGTTGACGCCGGAAGAGTTAGCTGTCACCGCTGCTGCCGAAGCTGCTGCCCAGGCTGCTGCCACTGAAGAGGCCCAAGCCCTGGCCATACAGGCCGTCTTGCAGGCTGCCCAGCAGGCAGTAATGG GTCCTGGAGAGGCCATGGATACATCTGAGACAGCGGCAGCACAGGCAGACTTGGGGCATTTGGCCTCGGAGGGCCCGGAAGGCCAGGCCACTGCCATCCCCATTGTGCTCACGCAGCAAGAACTGGCGGCTCTTgtacagcagcagcaccagcttCAGGAGGCTCAGGCGGCGGCAGctgcagcagcggcggcagcggcagctcaGCAGCATCAGCCTCCACACCCACTGCCTTCCCATTTGCCCACAGAAGCCTTGGCCCCGGCTGACAGTCTCAACGATCCTGCCAGTGAGAGCAATGGCCTCAACGAGCTGGCTAGTGCAGTCACTAGCACAGTTGGGCTGCTACCCCCTACACCTACGGAGA GTCTCGCTCCATCCAATACTTTTGTGGCTCCGCAGCCCGTAGTGGTGTCGAGCCCAGCAAAACTTCAAGCGGCAGCTGCTCTGACAGAGGTTGCTAATGGGATTGAACCAGCCCCAGTG AAACCAGAACCTCCTGCCCAACCTCCAAAGATGGttgtgaagaaagaaaatcaGTGGTTTGATGTGGGTGTTGTCAAGACAACCAACATGATGGTGACACATTACTTCCTGCCTCCTGATGATGCACCTGTCACAGAT G